One window from the genome of Balaenoptera musculus isolate JJ_BM4_2016_0621 chromosome 3, mBalMus1.pri.v3, whole genome shotgun sequence encodes:
- the LOC118893653 gene encoding zinc finger protein 248-like isoform X2, with the protein MTKSQRPVTFKDVAVDFTQEEWWYLDPSQRDLYRDVMLENYINLISVGYKTIKPAVIHKLEQGEEPWMVEREISSWRYPEEVWQVDDHMERHQENQGTLFRHVAFIDQKTVTEEKACRIFVPQPEIEPRPWQ; encoded by the exons ATGACCAAGTCCCAG AGACCAGTAACATTCAAGGACGTGGCTGTGGATTTCACCCAGGAGGAGTGGTGGTATCTGGACCCTTCCCAGAGGGATCTGTACCGGgacgtgatgctggagaactatATCAACCTCATCTCAGTGG GATATAAAACCATCAAGCCTGCTGTGATCCACAAATTGGAACAAGGAGAAGAACCATGGATGGTGGAGAGAGAAATCTCAAGTTGGAGATACCCAG AAGAAGTCTGGCAAGTTGATGACCACATGGAGAGGCACCAAGAGAACCAAGGAACACTTTTCAGGCATGTTGCATTCATTGACCAGAAAACTGTGACGGAGGAAAAGG cttgcaggatcttcgttccccaaccagagattgaacccaggccgtggcagtga
- the LOC118893653 gene encoding zinc finger protein 248-like isoform X3 has product MAWISAFTQGLQKMTKSQEEWWYLDPSQRDLYRDVMLENYINLISVGYKTIKPAVIHKLEQGEEPWMVEREISSWRYPEEVWQVDDHMERHQENQGTLFRHVAFIDQKTVTEEKACRIFVPQPEIEPRPWQ; this is encoded by the exons ATGGCGTGG ATCTCTGCCTTCACCCAAGGGTTACAGAAAATGACCAAGTCCCAG GAGGAGTGGTGGTATCTGGACCCTTCCCAGAGGGATCTGTACCGGgacgtgatgctggagaactatATCAACCTCATCTCAGTGG GATATAAAACCATCAAGCCTGCTGTGATCCACAAATTGGAACAAGGAGAAGAACCATGGATGGTGGAGAGAGAAATCTCAAGTTGGAGATACCCAG AAGAAGTCTGGCAAGTTGATGACCACATGGAGAGGCACCAAGAGAACCAAGGAACACTTTTCAGGCATGTTGCATTCATTGACCAGAAAACTGTGACGGAGGAAAAGG cttgcaggatcttcgttccccaaccagagattgaacccaggccgtggcagtga
- the LOC118893653 gene encoding zinc finger protein 248-like isoform X1, with the protein MAWISAFTQGLQKMTKSQRPVTFKDVAVDFTQEEWWYLDPSQRDLYRDVMLENYINLISVGYKTIKPAVIHKLEQGEEPWMVEREISSWRYPEEVWQVDDHMERHQENQGTLFRHVAFIDQKTVTEEKACRIFVPQPEIEPRPWQ; encoded by the exons ATGGCGTGG ATCTCTGCCTTCACCCAAGGGTTACAGAAAATGACCAAGTCCCAG AGACCAGTAACATTCAAGGACGTGGCTGTGGATTTCACCCAGGAGGAGTGGTGGTATCTGGACCCTTCCCAGAGGGATCTGTACCGGgacgtgatgctggagaactatATCAACCTCATCTCAGTGG GATATAAAACCATCAAGCCTGCTGTGATCCACAAATTGGAACAAGGAGAAGAACCATGGATGGTGGAGAGAGAAATCTCAAGTTGGAGATACCCAG AAGAAGTCTGGCAAGTTGATGACCACATGGAGAGGCACCAAGAGAACCAAGGAACACTTTTCAGGCATGTTGCATTCATTGACCAGAAAACTGTGACGGAGGAAAAGG cttgcaggatcttcgttccccaaccagagattgaacccaggccgtggcagtga
- the LOC118893653 gene encoding zinc finger protein 248-like isoform X4, producing MTKSQEEWWYLDPSQRDLYRDVMLENYINLISVGYKTIKPAVIHKLEQGEEPWMVEREISSWRYPEEVWQVDDHMERHQENQGTLFRHVAFIDQKTVTEEKACRIFVPQPEIEPRPWQ from the exons ATGACCAAGTCCCAG GAGGAGTGGTGGTATCTGGACCCTTCCCAGAGGGATCTGTACCGGgacgtgatgctggagaactatATCAACCTCATCTCAGTGG GATATAAAACCATCAAGCCTGCTGTGATCCACAAATTGGAACAAGGAGAAGAACCATGGATGGTGGAGAGAGAAATCTCAAGTTGGAGATACCCAG AAGAAGTCTGGCAAGTTGATGACCACATGGAGAGGCACCAAGAGAACCAAGGAACACTTTTCAGGCATGTTGCATTCATTGACCAGAAAACTGTGACGGAGGAAAAGG cttgcaggatcttcgttccccaaccagagattgaacccaggccgtggcagtga